Proteins co-encoded in one uncultured Bacteroides sp. genomic window:
- a CDS encoding NADP-specific glutamate dehydrogenase, translating into MNASKVLDDLKRRFPNEPEYHQAVEEVLSTIEEEYNKHPEFDKANLIERLCIPDRVFQFRVTWMDDKGNIQTNMGYRIQHNNAIGPYKGGIRFHSSVNLSILKFLAFEQTFKNSLTTLPMGGAKGGSDFSPRGKSSAEVMRFVQSFMLELWRHIGPDTDVPAGDIGVGGREIGFMFGMYKKLAREFTGTFTGKGREYGGSLIRPEATGYGNIYFLMEMLKTKGTDLKGKICTVSGSGNVAQYTIEKVIELGGKVVTCSDSDGYIYDPDGIDHEKLDYIMELKNLYRGRIREYAEKYGCKYVEGAKPWGEKCDIALPSATQNEINEDHARTLVANGCMAVSEGANMPSTTEAIKVFQDAKILFAPGKAANAGGVSVSGLEMTQNSIRLSWSTEEVDAKLKSIMQNIHEACVKYGTEADGYVNYVKGANVAGFMKVANAMMAQGIV; encoded by the coding sequence ATGAATGCAAGTAAGGTATTAGACGATTTAAAAAGAAGGTTCCCAAATGAGCCAGAGTATCATCAGGCTGTGGAAGAAGTACTTTCCACAATTGAAGAAGAGTACAACAAACATCCTGAGTTTGATAAAGCAAACTTAATTGAACGTCTCTGTATTCCAGACAGAGTATTTCAATTCAGAGTAACCTGGATGGACGATAAAGGTAATATCCAGACTAACATGGGCTACCGTATTCAGCATAACAACGCCATTGGTCCATACAAAGGTGGCATTCGTTTCCATAGTTCTGTAAATCTTTCCATCCTAAAATTCCTGGCATTCGAGCAAACATTCAAGAATTCACTGACTACATTGCCTATGGGTGGCGCGAAAGGTGGTTCAGACTTTTCTCCTCGTGGAAAGTCAAGTGCAGAAGTGATGCGCTTTGTACAATCATTCATGTTGGAATTATGGCGTCATATTGGTCCTGATACAGATGTCCCTGCAGGTGATATTGGCGTTGGTGGCCGTGAAATTGGTTTCATGTTCGGAATGTACAAGAAACTGGCTCGTGAATTTACTGGTACATTCACAGGTAAAGGGCGCGAATACGGTGGATCATTAATTCGTCCTGAAGCTACAGGTTATGGTAACATCTACTTCCTGATGGAAATGCTAAAAACTAAAGGTACAGATTTGAAAGGCAAAATTTGTACTGTTTCCGGTTCAGGTAACGTTGCTCAATATACAATTGAGAAAGTTATCGAATTGGGCGGTAAAGTTGTTACCTGCTCTGACTCTGACGGATATATCTATGATCCGGATGGCATTGACCATGAAAAGCTTGACTACATTATGGAACTTAAGAATCTGTACAGAGGACGTATCCGTGAATATGCAGAAAAATATGGCTGCAAATATGTAGAGGGAGCTAAACCTTGGGGTGAAAAATGCGACATTGCTCTTCCATCTGCTACTCAAAACGAAATAAACGAAGATCATGCACGTACTTTAGTTGCAAACGGATGTATGGCTGTTAGTGAAGGTGCAAACATGCCTTCTACAACAGAAGCCATCAAAGTATTCCAGGATGCTAAAATTCTATTTGCTCCAGGAAAAGCAGCTAATGCAGGTGGTGTATCTGTTTCAGGTCTTGAAATGACTCAGAACTCTATCAGATTAAGCTGGAGTACTGAAGAAGTGGATGCTAAACTAAAGAGCATTATGCAGAATATCCACGAAGCTTGCGTTAAATATGGTACAGAAGCAGACGGATATGTAAACTACGTAAAAGGTGCAAACGTTGCAGGTTTCATGAAAGTAGCAAATGCTATGATGGCTCAAGGTATTGTA
- a CDS encoding thioesterase family protein — protein sequence MERLKFKHTVPIQLRFNDFDTLGHVNNSVYFSFYDLGKTSYFSEVMPEIVSSKDVGAVIANIQVSFLLPVYPNENVAVQTTVVEIGNKSFKLFQQLIDVDTNEVKCICQTVMVGFDAKTKATKSIPDKWRKAMTDFEGRGDLSKVSEL from the coding sequence ATGGAAAGATTAAAATTTAAGCACACGGTTCCAATTCAATTACGTTTTAATGACTTTGATACATTAGGACATGTGAATAACTCGGTTTATTTCTCATTCTATGATTTGGGTAAGACTTCCTATTTTAGTGAGGTTATGCCTGAGATTGTTTCTAGTAAGGATGTTGGTGCAGTAATAGCTAATATTCAGGTTAGTTTTCTTTTACCTGTATACCCGAACGAGAATGTTGCTGTGCAAACGACGGTAGTAGAAATTGGGAATAAAAGTTTTAAGCTGTTTCAGCAACTTATCGATGTTGATACAAATGAAGTGAAGTGCATTTGTCAAACGGTGATGGTTGGTTTTGATGCAAAGACAAAAGCCACAAAATCTATTCCTGATAAGTGGAGAAAGGCTATGACTGATTTTGAAGGCAGGGGAGATCTGTCCAAGGTGTCTGAACTTTAA
- a CDS encoding NADP-dependent malic enzyme, protein MAKITKEAALLYHSQGKPGKIEVVPTKPYSTQTDLSLAYSPGVAEPCLEIEKNPLTAYDYTAKGNLVAVISNGTAVLGLGDIGALAGKPVMEGKGLLFKIYGGIDVFDIEVNEKDPEKFIEAVKAIAPTFGGINLEDIKAPECFEIEKRLKAELDIPVMHDDQHGTAIISSAGLLNALEVAGKKIEDVKIVVNGAGAAAVSCTKLYLALGARMENIVMLDSKGVISTERTNLDESKKFFATSRTDIHTLAEAIKDADVFLGLSKGNILSQDMVRSMAKNPIVFACANPIPEITYEDAIAARPDVLMSTGRSDYPNQINNVIGFPYIFRGALDTRASAINEEMKLAAVKAIADLAKLPIPEIVNKVYNVTNLSFGPEYFIPKPVDPRLITEVSMAVAKAAMESGVARKPIEDWDAYKKHLRELMGYESKLTSQLYDTARTDPKKVVFAEGGHPNMLKAAVEAKNEGICHPILLGNEERIEKLAKEYDLNLDGIEIVNLRHDCQAERRDRYAHILAEKRAREGANYDEATDKMFERNYFGMMMVETGEADAFITGLYTKYSNTIKVAKEVIGIQEGYNHFGTMHILNSKKGTYFLADTLINRHPNTETLTDIARLAAKTVRFFNQTPVMAMLSYSNFGSDIDGSPLKVHDAVKKMQDAYPDLAIDGEMQVNFAMDKKLRDSKYPFTRLFGKDVNTLVFPNLSSANSSYKLIQSMNDSELIGPIQMGLNKPIHFTDSESSVRDIVNITAVAVIDAIVATKTKNAK, encoded by the coding sequence ATGGCTAAAATAACAAAAGAAGCGGCTTTGCTCTACCACTCACAGGGTAAGCCTGGTAAAATTGAGGTAGTACCTACCAAACCCTACAGTACACAAACTGATTTATCTTTGGCATACTCTCCCGGAGTTGCAGAACCTTGTCTGGAAATTGAAAAGAATCCGCTAACAGCGTATGATTATACTGCTAAAGGAAACTTAGTAGCCGTAATTTCCAATGGTACTGCAGTACTTGGACTTGGAGATATTGGTGCACTAGCCGGAAAACCGGTTATGGAAGGTAAAGGATTGCTCTTTAAAATATATGGAGGTATCGATGTTTTTGATATTGAAGTTAACGAAAAAGATCCCGAAAAATTTATCGAAGCAGTAAAAGCTATTGCTCCAACTTTCGGAGGTATTAACCTGGAAGATATTAAAGCTCCTGAATGTTTTGAAATTGAAAAACGTTTGAAGGCAGAACTTGATATTCCTGTAATGCACGATGACCAACATGGTACCGCAATTATTTCCAGTGCAGGTTTGCTTAACGCACTTGAAGTAGCCGGAAAGAAAATTGAAGATGTAAAGATCGTTGTTAACGGTGCTGGTGCAGCTGCAGTTTCTTGTACAAAATTATATCTTGCACTTGGAGCACGTATGGAGAACATTGTAATGCTCGACAGTAAAGGTGTTATTTCAACTGAACGTACAAATCTTGATGAATCTAAAAAGTTCTTTGCAACTTCACGCACTGACATTCACACTTTGGCTGAAGCTATTAAAGATGCAGATGTATTCTTAGGACTTTCAAAAGGAAATATATTATCACAGGATATGGTCCGTTCAATGGCTAAAAACCCAATTGTATTTGCTTGTGCAAATCCTATTCCTGAAATTACATACGAAGATGCAATTGCAGCTCGTCCTGATGTGTTAATGTCAACCGGTCGTTCTGACTATCCAAACCAGATTAACAACGTAATCGGATTCCCTTATATATTCCGTGGTGCTCTTGACACTCGTGCAAGTGCTATCAATGAAGAAATGAAACTGGCTGCTGTTAAGGCTATCGCTGATTTGGCTAAACTGCCTATTCCTGAAATTGTAAATAAGGTATATAATGTAACTAACCTTTCTTTCGGTCCTGAATACTTTATTCCAAAGCCTGTTGATCCACGTTTGATCACTGAAGTTTCTATGGCTGTTGCTAAAGCTGCTATGGAATCGGGAGTTGCACGTAAACCTATTGAAGACTGGGATGCTTATAAGAAACATCTTCGTGAATTGATGGGTTATGAATCTAAGCTGACTAGTCAGCTATATGACACAGCTCGTACAGATCCTAAGAAAGTTGTTTTCGCAGAAGGCGGACACCCTAACATGTTGAAAGCTGCTGTTGAAGCTAAGAACGAAGGTATTTGTCATCCAATCTTATTAGGAAACGAAGAACGTATTGAGAAGTTAGCAAAAGAATATGATTTGAATCTTGACGGAATTGAGATTGTAAATCTACGTCATGACTGCCAAGCTGAACGCCGCGATCGTTATGCTCATATCCTTGCAGAAAAACGTGCCCGTGAAGGTGCTAACTATGATGAAGCTACCGATAAGATGTTTGAACGCAACTATTTTGGTATGATGATGGTAGAAACAGGCGAAGCTGATGCATTTATCACTGGTCTGTATACTAAATACTCTAACACCATTAAGGTTGCAAAAGAAGTTATCGGTATTCAGGAAGGATATAACCACTTCGGAACTATGCATATTCTTAATTCAAAGAAAGGTACATACTTCTTGGCAGATACACTTATCAATCGCCACCCAAATACTGAAACATTAACTGATATTGCTAGATTAGCAGCCAAGACTGTTCGTTTCTTTAATCAGACTCCGGTAATGGCTATGCTGTCTTACTCAAACTTTGGTTCTGACATAGACGGAAGTCCATTAAAGGTACACGACGCTGTAAAAAAGATGCAAGATGCTTATCCTGATTTGGCTATCGATGGTGAAATGCAGGTTAACTTTGCAATGGATAAAAAACTTCGTGATTCAAAATATCCATTCACAAGATTGTTTGGTAAGGATGTGAATACATTGGTATTTCCTAACTTGAGTTCAGCAAATTCAAGCTATAAGTTAATCCAGTCTATGAACGATTCTGAACTAATAGGCCCTATTCAAATGGGTCTGAACAAGCCTATCCACTTTACAGACAGCGAAAGCTCTGTTCGTGACATTGTAAACATTACTGCTGTAGCAGTTATCGACGCAATTGTTGCTACAAAAACAAAGAACGCTAAGTAA
- a CDS encoding glycoside hydrolase family 127 protein, whose product MKKLWIIGLLSLGTCLQAQVKSGGGYPITPVPFTAVKVTDSFWGQRLKASREVTIPLAFSKCEETGRYENFIKAAHPSDSYKEEGFTFDDTDVYKTIEGASYSMQTFPNKKLARYIDSVLTIVAKAQEPDGYLYTYRTMNPKHPHEWVGSKRWEKEEDLSHELYNLGHMIEGAVAHYQATGKKNFLNIAMKYADCAAREIGNNPGQVVVVPGHQIAEMALAKLYVVTGQKKYIDLAKFFLDKRSYTEKKDEYGQAHKPVLEQDEAVGHAVRAAYMYSGMADVAALTGDKGYIQAIDRIWDNIVNKKLYITGGIGATSNGEAFGKNYELPNMSAYCETCAAIGNVYLNYRLFLLHGDAKYYDVLERTLYNGLISGVSLDGGAFFYPNPLQSIGQHQRQPWFGCACCPSNICRFIPSVPGYIYAVHNSDLYVNLFMSNNSDIKVNGKSVALTQTTNYPWTGDIKLAVSPKGKQNFNLKIRVPGWLQGSVVPGNLYSYTDKKDLKFHITVNGETVESGIEKGYFTIARAWKKGDVVEVHFDMEPRTVKANNQVEADRGMISIERGPLVYCAEWPDNDFSVLSIIMNKKPEFKVVEKSDMLYGIRMIETGAQTLNYDSKGRLVAKDVKLNLIPYYAWAHRGNGEMTVWLPSDLSATRPAMPPTVASESNVSASHDVKAISAINDGLLPKDENDRSIPYYHWWPKEGTTEWISYDFDSPKSVSSSTVYWFDDAPWGGCRVPEWWKVYYKNASNEWTPVENINAYGIEKGIGNEVRFKPVTTQELKLEIKLPAKNASGLYEWEVE is encoded by the coding sequence ATGAAGAAACTTTGGATTATAGGACTACTAAGTCTAGGCACGTGTTTGCAGGCACAGGTGAAATCCGGTGGAGGATACCCAATCACTCCCGTGCCATTTACGGCAGTTAAAGTAACCGATTCCTTCTGGGGACAACGATTGAAGGCCAGTCGCGAAGTAACCATCCCTTTAGCATTCAGCAAATGTGAAGAAACAGGTCGGTACGAGAACTTTATTAAGGCAGCCCATCCCAGTGATTCATACAAAGAAGAAGGCTTTACTTTTGATGATACTGATGTATACAAAACCATTGAAGGCGCAAGCTACTCGATGCAGACTTTTCCAAATAAAAAACTAGCTAGATACATTGATAGTGTACTTACTATAGTAGCCAAGGCTCAGGAACCAGATGGGTATCTTTATACCTACAGAACCATGAACCCTAAGCATCCGCATGAATGGGTAGGAAGTAAACGCTGGGAGAAAGAAGAGGATCTTAGCCACGAATTGTACAATCTTGGTCACATGATTGAAGGAGCAGTTGCTCACTATCAGGCTACAGGCAAAAAGAACTTCCTCAATATTGCTATGAAATATGCTGATTGTGCAGCCAGAGAAATTGGAAACAACCCCGGACAAGTGGTGGTGGTTCCCGGACATCAGATTGCAGAAATGGCACTTGCTAAGCTTTACGTGGTAACCGGACAAAAGAAGTATATTGATCTTGCCAAGTTCTTCCTCGACAAGCGCAGTTATACAGAAAAGAAAGATGAATATGGTCAGGCTCACAAACCTGTACTGGAACAGGATGAAGCTGTGGGACATGCAGTTCGTGCGGCATATATGTATTCCGGTATGGCGGATGTTGCCGCTTTAACTGGTGATAAAGGTTATATTCAGGCTATTGATCGCATCTGGGATAACATTGTGAATAAGAAGTTATATATTACGGGGGGCATCGGAGCAACCAGTAACGGAGAAGCTTTCGGCAAGAACTATGAATTGCCTAACATGTCTGCTTACTGCGAAACGTGTGCGGCTATCGGAAATGTCTACCTCAATTATCGTTTGTTCCTTCTTCACGGTGATGCCAAATACTATGACGTATTGGAACGTACACTTTATAATGGATTAATCAGCGGTGTATCTCTTGACGGAGGTGCTTTCTTCTATCCTAACCCATTGCAATCAATCGGTCAGCATCAACGTCAGCCTTGGTTTGGTTGCGCTTGTTGTCCATCAAATATCTGCCGTTTTATCCCTTCCGTACCGGGATACATCTATGCAGTACACAACAGTGATTTATATGTAAACTTGTTTATGTCTAATAACTCTGACATAAAAGTAAACGGCAAATCGGTTGCATTGACACAAACAACTAATTATCCATGGACAGGAGACATCAAACTTGCTGTATCTCCAAAAGGAAAACAAAATTTCAATCTGAAAATCCGTGTTCCAGGATGGCTACAAGGTTCTGTAGTTCCGGGTAATCTATATAGCTATACTGATAAGAAAGACCTAAAATTCCATATCACTGTAAACGGAGAAACTGTTGAAAGCGGTATAGAAAAAGGATATTTCACAATCGCGCGTGCCTGGAAGAAGGGAGATGTCGTAGAAGTTCATTTTGATATGGAGCCTCGCACTGTGAAAGCCAATAATCAGGTGGAAGCCGATCGCGGTATGATTTCAATAGAACGCGGTCCGCTGGTATATTGCGCTGAATGGCCAGACAATGATTTCAGTGTTCTGAGTATCATTATGAATAAAAAGCCTGAGTTCAAAGTTGTTGAAAAGTCGGATATGCTTTACGGAATCAGAATGATTGAAACCGGAGCACAAACTCTTAACTATGATTCTAAAGGCAGACTGGTTGCCAAAGATGTGAAACTGAATTTAATTCCATATTATGCATGGGCACATCGCGGAAACGGTGAGATGACTGTTTGGTTACCTTCCGATCTTAGCGCTACCCGTCCGGCTATGCCTCCAACAGTAGCTTCAGAAAGTAACGTTTCAGCCTCGCATGATGTGAAAGCAATCAGCGCTATTAATGACGGATTACTGCCTAAAGATGAGAACGACCGCAGCATACCTTATTATCATTGGTGGCCAAAAGAAGGAACAACTGAATGGATTTCTTACGATTTCGATTCTCCTAAGAGTGTTTCCAGTTCTACCGTATATTGGTTTGACGATGCTCCATGGGGAGGTTGCCGTGTACCTGAATGGTGGAAGGTTTATTATAAAAATGCTTCCAACGAATGGACTCCGGTTGAAAACATAAATGCTTATGGCATAGAGAAAGGAATAGGAAATGAAGTTCGTTTCAAACCTGTAACAACGCAGGAGCTGAAACTGGAAATCAAGCTTCCTGCGAAGAATGCCTCCGGACTCTATGAATGGGAAGTAGAATAA
- a CDS encoding DPP IV N-terminal domain-containing protein encodes MKKFVLLAIGALLSGNALYAQGTVGDYQRAFSLRDNLKDKVFYSDVNPKWIGKTDQFWYIRNTPDGKVYVVTDAVKKNRKELFDHQKLAKLLASASSKEIDAKKLPLLSLEVNPTLDSLRFVYNDYKWLYLKKKNQLKNEGKVEKPDSRYWNASDDERQGPPVISPDGKLTAFIKNQNIYVKDNESGKEKALSLDGSPGEYYSAYLSWSPDSKKVAAMKIRPAEQRYIYFVESSPTDQLQPKLHKREYTKPGDALPFRTPCAFNVESGKASIPSTELFNSQFEVRGLEWSADSKNVMFEYNQRGHQVFRVLELSAETDAVKPIIEETSKTFVNYNRYFRKNLANGDETIWMSERDNWNHLYLYNRHTGEVKNQITKGEWYVREVINVDEATRQIVFSANGMVKGEDPYLIRYYRIHFDGTGLTCLTPEEGMHQGTFSDDNNYLVDVYSMVNKAPVTVLRESKSGKVIMPLEKADITQLVKAGWIAPEPFVAKGRDGKTDIWGVIIRPTNFDPQKKYPVLEYIYAGPGNQYTPKSFYPFLGFHSSIAELGFIVVQMDGMGTSFRSKSFEEIIYKNLKDAGLPDHMAWIKAAAQKYPYMNTDKVGIFGGSAGGQESMTATLCYPEFYKAAYSSCGCHDNRMDKIWWNEQWMGYPIGKEYSECSNVENAHLLKTPLMLVVGEMDDNVDPSTTMQVVNALIKSNKNFELVVLPGSNHTLGGEYGEHKRYDFFVKNLMGVNPPAWDAIKMK; translated from the coding sequence ATGAAGAAATTTGTTTTATTGGCTATAGGTGCGTTGCTTTCCGGCAACGCACTTTATGCACAAGGCACAGTGGGAGATTACCAACGTGCCTTTTCTTTACGGGATAATCTGAAAGATAAAGTATTTTATTCCGATGTAAATCCTAAATGGATTGGAAAAACAGACCAGTTCTGGTATATAAGAAACACTCCGGATGGGAAAGTTTACGTTGTAACCGACGCAGTAAAAAAGAACAGAAAGGAACTTTTCGATCATCAAAAACTAGCTAAACTTTTAGCTTCTGCAAGTTCTAAAGAAATCGATGCCAAAAAGCTTCCTTTACTATCGCTGGAAGTTAATCCCACCCTAGATTCTCTCCGTTTCGTTTACAATGATTATAAATGGCTTTATCTTAAGAAGAAGAATCAGTTAAAGAACGAAGGCAAAGTAGAAAAACCAGATTCCAGATATTGGAATGCGAGCGATGATGAACGTCAGGGACCTCCGGTTATTTCTCCCGATGGAAAGCTGACTGCCTTCATCAAGAATCAGAATATATATGTAAAGGACAACGAATCAGGTAAGGAAAAAGCATTAAGTCTAGATGGATCACCGGGTGAATATTACTCAGCATACCTCAGTTGGTCACCCGATTCAAAGAAAGTAGCTGCGATGAAAATCCGTCCGGCAGAACAGCGGTACATCTATTTCGTGGAATCATCCCCTACTGACCAGCTACAACCTAAGCTTCATAAACGCGAATATACCAAGCCAGGAGATGCTTTACCATTCAGAACTCCTTGTGCATTCAATGTGGAAAGTGGAAAAGCATCTATTCCTTCCACAGAACTATTCAACAGTCAGTTTGAAGTTCGCGGGTTGGAATGGAGTGCCGACAGTAAAAATGTGATGTTTGAGTACAATCAGCGAGGACATCAGGTCTTCAGAGTTCTTGAGTTGTCTGCAGAAACTGATGCTGTAAAACCTATTATTGAAGAAACCAGCAAAACGTTTGTGAACTATAACCGTTATTTCCGCAAGAATTTGGCTAACGGCGATGAAACTATCTGGATGAGCGAAAGAGACAATTGGAATCATCTGTACCTATACAACCGCCATACCGGAGAGGTTAAGAATCAGATTACCAAAGGAGAATGGTATGTCAGAGAGGTTATCAACGTAGACGAAGCCACCAGACAGATCGTATTCTCTGCAAATGGAATGGTAAAAGGGGAAGATCCATATCTGATTCGCTATTATCGTATCCATTTCGACGGAACCGGACTAACCTGTCTCACGCCGGAAGAAGGTATGCACCAAGGAACATTCTCCGATGACAATAATTATCTCGTTGATGTTTATTCAATGGTAAATAAAGCTCCTGTTACCGTTCTAAGAGAATCAAAAAGTGGAAAAGTTATTATGCCTCTTGAAAAAGCAGACATTACCCAACTTGTAAAAGCCGGATGGATAGCTCCCGAGCCTTTCGTTGCAAAAGGAAGAGATGGGAAAACTGATATTTGGGGAGTAATTATCCGACCCACGAACTTCGATCCGCAAAAGAAATATCCAGTTTTGGAATACATTTATGCAGGACCGGGAAACCAATATACTCCAAAATCCTTTTATCCTTTCCTAGGATTCCACTCTTCCATTGCTGAGCTGGGATTTATCGTGGTGCAAATGGATGGAATGGGAACATCTTTCCGTTCTAAATCCTTCGAAGAGATCATTTATAAGAATCTGAAAGATGCTGGACTTCCCGACCACATGGCATGGATAAAAGCTGCTGCTCAAAAATATCCATACATGAATACTGATAAAGTAGGCATCTTTGGTGGTTCAGCCGGAGGACAAGAGTCCATGACTGCAACTCTTTGCTACCCGGAATTCTACAAAGCTGCCTATTCGTCATGTGGCTGCCACGATAACCGGATGGATAAAATCTGGTGGAACGAACAATGGATGGGCTATCCAATAGGAAAAGAATATTCAGAGTGTTCAAATGTGGAAAATGCACATTTGCTTAAAACACCTTTAATGCTGGTAGTAGGAGAAATGGACGATAACGTTGATCCATCCACAACCATGCAGGTAGTGAATGCTTTGATAAAATCCAATAAAAACTTTGAGCTGGTTGTATTACCAGGAAGCAATCATACTCTTGGAGGTGAATATGGTGAACACAAACGTTACGACTTCTTTGTTAAGAACCTTATGGGAGTTAATCCTCCGGCTTGGGATGCAATAAAGATGAAATAA